The window CACTAGGAAGcaataaataatcatttttatatacaaataaaccaACCATATAtacttttcgattttttttttttttgaacacaacttttcgaatttttaaaatactcaTTTTGTAGGAGGTGATCCAGTTTAGTGGTCATACGAGGACCACTTAGCTCAGCTCAGCCGTGCATCCAACTGACATTGAGTTTGTATcaatttgtcaaaaaaaaaacttatttttcctCAACAACAAGTGGAGACATACTTGCATAATTAGCTATTTCCCCTTTCAGTTTACAAAACTATGAATATGATAATCAAAAAGTTGGCTGCATAGTGTATATCATTATGCCCAAAGTTGCATTTTTCTGAAAGTTAATGAACAATCCTAGCTTGACACATCACTGCTTACGTACTAACTATGGCAAGAATATGTACTGCATGAGTACACTTCTTTCTTTTGAAATCAGCATTAACTTAATTCGAAATCGTAGTAGAAATAACACTCCATGAATATATCAACTTTTGAATTATCATTAGCGGGTTTCGATAAACATGACTTAGCAAAACAAGTTTGACATATTTATAATGCTACATAATATctgtatattataaaataataggtGACTAGTTTGTGAATGCTTATTTAagctaaattttattgaatgtGATCTTCTAGTTAATTAAATTTGTGATTTATTCCTAGCAAAAGTAACATCACTAACATTATCTTGTGTTAGTAAGTAAAAATCACGATACAAGGGAATAAAAACTATTGTTGAGAAAGAAGAACCTAAAGCATAGGAATGAATATGAATATgatttatatattgtatacaaTTAACTAATGTGTAGTGTAGGCCTTTCTTTATATAGGTAAAAGCTCTTTACAACgtttaattttataacaaaacTAGCAATGGACAATAATCACGTCGAATAAGCACTAGTCCCACTAGAGTGGGAGCCAGTAAGCAACCATCACTACTTCAACTCGTACCAGTTTATTATATTGAaatcaatatatgaatataGTTTTAATTCCTTATTGAGAAAGCTTCGTACCACTTTAGTTATCACAAATGAAGCACGTTACTTTTGCGATTCTATAAACTTTGATTAGAATCGAAAGTACTAATCGGAATATAGAACACTAtataaaagatagagaaaaacACATTTACGGTTTAATTGATTGCATAAATATACACAACTAAGTACATCTCAGTATCTCGCtgataaacaattttttttaaaaagtaaataaatataccAACTTTAATTAGCGTTATATTTTATCTAAGAACATCTCCAACTttatttagagtaaaaaatgcttCAATGgtattctatttttcactctattatagagtgaaaaataggtttaattcaaatatagagtaatttatttttttcttgttcatcattctattttttactctaaaatagaatatcatTAGAGTAAACCATTGGAAATTGTCTTAGAAAGTGATTAAAAGGAACTAGACGGATGATTAGACGCTGTCTAAATTGATTTCGAGAAGattcgttttaaaataattgtctCGCTTATGAATGATTTACCATCTATATCGATTTCTTTAGAACATTGATCTGAACTATGTAAGAGTCAAAAACACTATTTTCTCCTTTTTATGCTTTGATCTAATGTGATATCACCCTTaagtaaatgaaaaatatttagacgatagaaacacaaaaaaaaaaaacagtaaggATAAGTTCGAACTTCGGTTTTATTTCAAGTCCTATATAGAAAACTCCCTCTCAAAgtcaaaactataaattaaaaaaaggaaCACTTCTTCTCTCCCTCCTCCTACCTCATGGTCCCTCTTAACCATATCACATCATATACCGATAACTTACCGGCGACCACCACCGGCAGGCTTTTTAGCCGGAGCAATGTCCTCATCATCTGATTCGACGTCACCGTACTGCCATATTCCAGTCCTAGACTTGCGAGCTTCCTCTTGGaacttctccaaagcatcaaGAGCAGCTTTTTTGTCCTTGTGCTCAAACCTCCTACGTTTCTCCATCCTCGCTATTCCTCCCTGTGTACATCATCCATCATCATAAACACCGATTCTTAAAACATGTTTTGTAAAGAcaaggtgagagagagagagagagacaagaaACCAACCTGAAGCATTGCACCATTAACCGAGACCTCATCGTCGACAGCAATGAGAGTGACAACAAGTTCAGTTCCAGTGCCTTGTCCTTTGACTTTGCCTCCAGATGCGTCTCTTTCTTCTATCACTGCTTTGAACTCTTTGCCACTTCCCAAAGTTATTGTATGCAAATACTCTCCAGCTTCAGGACCAAAGTCTTCTTCCAAGCTTGGAACCTTAATGTAAGCAAGCCTGCAGAGCTGAGCAAGCCCTGGCGCTGAGGACACCGAAGGGTCCACTGGTCGGATTGCGCTGTAAGGGACTACCTCTTGGTTTCCATAATCGATGTAGAACACTTCAAACTTCTCATCTGGAGACTCAACAGCTGCACGAGGTGCACTCACAATCTGAATAAAAATAGGTAACGGTTAAACAAGTgatttattaaagatttcaatttatatatatttttaaaataaatgtttatgtaatttttttcaaaaaaattaaggaCCGAGGCCAATGTTTCATTGGGCTTTGCTCAGGACCAGCctggaagaaaacaaaatcacaGAAACTAAGAAAGTGGATTTGTATCTTACCATTGCACGGTTCCAGGAGTTGTCAAGGCTAAACTGTGCAAGGACAATGTCACCTCTCTTAGGGTTGAAGGAACCAATGATTGGAGCATCTTTAAGACTCAAAGATGCAAGCTGGTTCTGAATAGAAGCTACTCTCTGATCTCCAACCGTTTGAACATAGAACCGACCACCTCCAAGTACTTCAGTAACAGCAACCTTCAAAGTCTCCTTTTGTCTGGTCTCAACGGTTGTACTTCCGTTTGAGACTTCTTGTCCTTCAACATAGTTCTCCCAAACCTACAAAAGATCAAAAAGCGGTTTAGCaagatgattttatttttgactaaaaaGACATGTGTTGCTTGTCTCACCTTCAGTTTCTGATTCTTAGCAGATCTCTCTGCTTGTTCAAGTATATGTGCTTCAACAATCCTGTCTGCACCAAAGCTTGTCTGCATTTTTGCTAAGCCAGCTTCAAGCAGAACCGTCGCCACATTTGTCCTGGACTCCCACATTGATCCCAAGAATGTACCGGTTCTATCCACCGTCTCAACTTCAATCTATGTAGTTCATAACATAACATTATCAACACACCATATAGAACCAGAGAAAAttgaatttaatatattaaaaaaatattagaggGAGGAAAGACTTTGAGcgtgaataaaatatatactttaaaaaaacatatagaaCAAGAGGAAactgtataaaatatataggaGGGAGGAAAAGACTTTGAGCTTGaataaaatatacttaaaaaaaaaacaatataggCCAAGAGGAAACTGAGATGTAAGTTTGGTCTACGTACCTCAACATCTCTCTGCATGATCCTACGTCTCATTACAGAGATAGCTTCATCTGAAAAGGGCTCTCCACGGCCAGGGCATCTAACACCAGAGAACGCAAAGGCAATGCTACACGTTAGCTTCGGAATATAAAGCTTACACCTATGTCCGCTTAGTACATATTCCACAACAGCTGGTATCCTCCTGATTCTTTGAAGTGATGGCAAGAAATCTTTAGCTTTCTTAGCTGCGGCCACGGTTAGGTCTGTGATGTGCATGACAGGAGACTCTTTAGCAGAATGGATTCCTTTCTTTCCAGAGAGAGCACGAGATTCAGCAGCAAGAAGAGCATCATAATGGTTTGATCTCTCTTCAAAATCTCTGTGTCTAACCACATTTCCAAAACCACGAGATAGAAGAAGCTCAGCGATGTTCACTCCAGCTGGCTGGCTGCCAGAGATGGCTGATGCAGCCACTTCCTGGGTATCGCCTTTGGCGGGAGATGGAATGAACACTGAGCCAAAATCCATTATCCTATCACCAGCACCTGTTGGGGCAGCACCTTCTGCTGGTGTGACTTTCCTTGAGTATTCCATTTGAACAATAACCTTTaccaaagagaaaaaaaaacatcaaatattGTTCATGTGTGGACACAAATGCAATGACAAGAGTAGTAAGTAATACTCTCttggttttattttaattgtagtTTTAGATTTgtgcacaaagattaagaaaatatttaattttgtatattatctaaaaatggaaaatatagtCATATAGTCATATAGCATATAAAGTTCATAAATTTTGCAAATTCTAAAACtgacacttattttgtaacgaaaattttactttacagtgaaaaaaaaaattgaaagggAGGGAGTACCTGTTTGCCAATAAGCCTCTGTCTCAAGAACTCTCTTGCTTCACGAGCATAAGGAGCTGGCTTCTCTTCTCTACGTGGATTACCCATTTTAGGACATCTGATACTCGAAAGATTAACCCTTCTCTCTGCTGCTGGGCTCCCATATGGGATAGCATCATCAGCAACTACAATACAGTCCCCACTCACCACCTCCACTACCTAAAAAGAGATAATAAAACCAATGACTCAAAAACcaaagcaaaggagaaagacaGTACTCAGCCAAGAGAGATGTTTACCTTTCCGGTAAAGTTCTGGTCATGAAGTGCCTTAGAGTTTGTAGCTGGTGGAACATAGTTAGCCCACATTTTCACCTTATCTTTTTTGCATTTTAGCTCAGCAGCTTTCAGCTTTCTCTTGGCTTCCTCCTCCATCATGTTTGCACTCCATTCAACATATTTAGCAAGACccttaaaattaaataacaatcAATGTCATTAACTTTGTTTAAGAGTAGTTTTTACAACTAATATAAGCACATACATTTTCAACGAGCTCTAGCCCCAAGTCTTTAACTGCTTCCCCATCAGAGTAATGAACTGAACCAATCAGATTGTTGAACTTGTCAACGCCTTCAAGAACAATCCGAACCTGTAGAATGCAGTTTCGAGATTAAGATAGTCCAAAATGccaaaaataaagataaaaacatgataaaaaaaaacttacatctCTGCTAAGAACACGGTGCTCAGTGAAGTACTTGGCTTCAGCTGCAAAAGGATCAGCAGAAACCTCCACAGACGATGCAGCTGCAGAGGCAGCAAGTCTCTGAGCTGACGTTAGAGGAGCTTTTGATGACTCACCAGAAGCATCTCCGCTGGACTCATCTGGAACCGTCTCAACAACGTTTCCATTTGTGTTTCTTCTTCCCATTGATGGAGACTACAATTGTCCGAAAGAAAACGTCTATAACTTTGTTGCATTTTAAAATGTCAAACAGGGAAACAAAGTTTATAATTCACCTGGATTCCAGCAACGAACACTTGCACAAACTGGAACTCTGGAAGAAGATAAACACGGATGCTGCTTCCATCGCGCACCTGCTCAACAATGCCTTCCATAGGCTTGCCTTTGTTGGCAGCCAACAGCCCCATGGCGTCAAAGCCTGCAGAGTCTCCAATGGCAGAAGGAGGGAGGTCTCTGATAGATGCCTCAGCAGCACCAGGAACCTGATTCACCATCAAATCTAATAATAAACTACATGATTTTGGGGAATATAAAGTTAAGGAGGAGGAAGACCAACCTTGCTCCAGCAACCAACTCCTTCTTGACTAGCCTGCTCTTGGAGCTGAAGCAGCTCTGTAATGTGAGTGGGACTAACCTTACCCTGATTCTGCTGACCTGGCTCCCTAACCTGCCCATAGTACAAGCATTAATAACAAACATAACTCAGTCAATATTGCAATATAATGGTTATTATAATCAATATTGAAATATAATGGTTGTTATAATAATCACCTTTGCCCAACCATTTTGAACAACAAGCTTTGCAACATTCTGGGTTCCAAGGAAAACAGAGCCAAATTCTCTTCCAGCAAGGGCTTCAACTTTGTATTCCACTCTGAAAGAAATTTCCTgttcaaataacaaaaaaaaaagaagaagcatttACTTTagatcaaataatattattcaaccaCAATAATCACTGTTGTAATTAGTTAGCAAAGGATTTAGACTTTGGTACCTTTCCTATGCAAAGTTTCCTCAGAAACTCCTTGCTTTCCCATGCAAAAGGCTCATCCTTACCTCCCCTGCGAGCCTAAACAGAGCAAAAACCAATTAATTCAAGTAAAACAAAAAGGTTGTGAAGAAAGCTTTTTTGTCAAATACCCATTTCTGATAATTTTAATCTTAATTTAAacctatttaaaaataaaaaaataatgattttggAATGTAGAGTAAAGCTCACCATCTTAGGTGCCATGAGGCAAGAGAGAGTGATAGCCTTTTCCGGTGGAGCTCCAGGTCTGTTGTGGACCAAAGTAGTGATCACCAAACAGTCTCCGGAGGTAACAGCCTTCACTCTTCCTTTGAGCCATTGGTTCTCAGTCGCTGACGCCATCTTCACTGGCTTAAGACCTGCACCAACCACAATAAATAcccttttaacaaaaaaaaacattcataataataataataattcgaTGCTGCTGCTTTCAAAAATGTGCATTGGTATCAGATCGTCCAAATCACGAGAGACAGAGATACATGCatcgattaaaaaaaaaggttataaaATTTATCCCACGATGAATCACAAAAATGCACTTTAATGTCGATCTACACTATAGAGCTCGTTCGATCGAGTTAATTAAACcgaacataacaaaaaaaaaacagacgaTATACATTAACGCACGATCATAACAAGTCAAGACAAATCAGATCGGGACTAATCGAAAACGATCAATTGAGTCAACAGACGATTAGATCTACAATGACTTCTTCGATGGTTTCCATGAACGTACCTTGATCAACCAAATGagacaggaaaaaaaaaaacaaattagatCCGGAGATCCTTCTCTGTCTCAATCTGTGACAGAACACAAAATGAGAAGAAGCTCTGAGTTTCGGACACAAAAAGTTATAACGGCGGATCTCGAGATAAGAGGTGAGAGAGACACAGGGGAATTGTGCAGGAGGAggttaaaaagatatataaacaGAGTTACAAAGCAGAGGGGGGGAGGTAATAAGCAATTGTCTGTTTTACCCTCGCTGTTTGGGATATATTACGGGGATATGCCATTGTAGAAAAGCTGAAAAGAGTTGGGTTTAAGGATCGTACCGAGGAAAGTGAAAATCACATTGTCTGGATTCACTTTCGAGTTTAACTACTACAGATCTGCCCTAAAAGCCTATTTTACCCGATTTTGCATATCTAgtcctttttattattttcatttggtATTTAGACATTATATACTCTTTTATTCAATATACCACCAGATTTAGATTGATAAAACAGCTTATCGACGCAATAAAAGAGAGAgctattatgtttttattttaaatgacgTTAATagcttttatgttttaaaataaataaaattataatgtttGGTTTGATTATTATCAACGGTGATTGAGTGAAACACTTAAAACTGATGATTCTTTTGTGCTTAATGTTTATTGTGATTTCCGAATATTTCCATTAATGATTTGGAGTTTATCCTTCTTTCGTCAACTGTCACCTTCTGAAGGTTACGTATAGGGGCAATTAATGTGTAAGATAGAGTCATAGAGGAACTAAATTGCATGTGACTATAAAGTTGGAGAAACATTTGCAATAACTCTGGAATAAATATAAAGTCAACGCATCGTCGAGAATTGAAGTATCCTTTAGTTTTCGGAACATCGtagaaaataagaaattaaCAGCAGGAGACTGTTATGAATCATGAGGAAACTGCAAGGTAAACCAAATTCATCAGGGAAAGGCACTTGTTTttactaaaaacaaaaaaaatactgtTGTTTTAAGGCTTGTTTATTTATGTTTGGACTATGGTTATACACTTATACACACCCCGAATTTTCCCATTTTTTGGACGCTACTGTGAGATTGAACCTATAACGCGAAGGCCATTAAGGTCATGACTCATGAGTCAAACTAGGCCtgggcgttcgggtatccgttcgggttcagATCGGGTTTTTCAGATTTCGGTTCCATTTTGTAACATCTCCTAGATCTCATTCTAGTAAATTTATAAGTAcggatcggattcggatatAACACTTCGGATATGTCCGAAGTAACCATATATCATTCggatatggtttttttttttaacactgattgTATTTGTAATCTGAAATTCAGAAAGAACAACTTACCTCCCTAAAAACACACACCTTATAGACAGAGGATTGGGAGGAAtaagaaaacagaaaaataaaagacaCCAGTAGGTGCCAAAACAAAGCATGAACAAATGAAACATGCTAGAGGCTCGACAGCCAGCAGGGAAGCTGTGATAGCCTGTCATGGAGATTCCATTGGCAGCCTCTGCTCGGATAGTAGATTACTAGCCAGCAGGGACCCTAGTCGCCAGATAATTGGTAGCGATGGACCAGTGTAACGCTGATAGCAATGCTAGTAGCAACACCATTCTCAGCAAGAGATACATGCTTTAAACTCCAATCATCAAAGGGGCTTAGCTCCTTATTGCTTTCACTCTATATTGGAAGTGAAGGTAATGCAAAGGCTACAAGATAGCATCTTCATCATGAAAGAAGAAGACCTCATGTCGCATGTTTGCCAAGATTATGGGACAAACTGTTAAAGCATAAGAACAGACTTTTAAAACAATTTGGCTCTTCTTTTATCCACATTAGCGGCTTGAAAAGAAACCAGTTTTTGGAGATCCGTCTCTGTTCTGAAACATTATGGTAGAAGCAAATCGACACAGACCGTTGCTCCATAAGGATCCGAAAATAATGACAAAAACCATGGCTCCACCAGAAGCCTGCAGTTCTAAAAAATAACATCATACAAAACGAGAAGTGGACCTTAACCCTTTACCCTCACAAGGGCCTAAGCTAGGGTCACCAACCTCCACATGCCACCACTGAGAACATACCAAGAGCAAGCTGAAATCCACCCTCAGAAAGACTGTACTACTTTCACAGCAACTGAAAGTTGAAGATAAGTTGAACCTAGACAATGGCCGAGACAGGAAACCACCATCCAGTCCAGCGAAATCCAAGTGCCCCATCATCTGAAAGAGATTAAGCCAGCGAAACAACCTCCTTGTAATCCACACACACCCTCGTTGAAATcatcaccaaaaccaaaatctctACAGTTGGAGAAGACTCAAGCACCACCACAGCTAACCTTACGGCGAAAGAAGAAGTGAATCCGGCGACCGCACAGGCGGCGGCCGCCAGAGAGACGAGATCCGCCCTAAGTGATTGGTTCTTGTAACTCTAAACCATATATCATTCGGATTCGGGTTATATCGGATTGGTTCGGGTATATCCaaagtaaaatctaaaatttaaaagtaaaacataagaaatatatCTTTCTTTGTATATAATGGAGTATTTAAGgtgtttatttaaattttcaatacttattgttagatattatatccaaataaatatgaaattgaatatttgaagtacatgtttatgttttaaatatttatattatatattaatttggatattcggatcggtttcttcagatattttttcgggttttcggatttttcgggttttcgggttacTCGTTTGAGTTCGGTTAATAACACTTCGGATTCGGATATGTTTTGTAACACCCTATAAGATCCATTGAGGTATTTTTTACATTTCGAATCGGGTACGGATCGGGTGTTttggttcggattcggttcggatttcgggttTCGAATTTTATGCCCAGCCCTAAGTGTCCGAATGGAGGAGCGGGACAAGTGCAGATCTCCTGCACATGCAGTTCTCCCACACTGCATTCACCATTCACCATTTTTTGTTTGCAAAAGCAGTTCAAGCGGGAGATCTGCATGCAGTTCAATATTTTCTGTCTTTTTGTGGAAAAAGCAGGAGATCTGCATGCATATCTCACCCACCAACATTTGGTGGTGTTGATCTGCCTTTTTTTTTCGGTCAATAAATAACTTTGTTACAacacataattttaaaaatatatttatctagttttatgaatacaatatttttattttatttcatttacaactttaacaatataaaattatcattctctacttattattttttgtcatttaatttttaatttttataaataaaaaataaaagaagtatAAGTATCTTAAAAACATTTACAGGCATTTCGTCCTATCCTATAacatttattgttttaatatctGAAAGAAGTATAAgtatcttaaaaatatttattgttttaatatctGATCTATAGTTTTGAACTGATTTTATCATTCATAAGTTATACTAAATTATTCGATCTGGTTCTCTCCTGCATGATCCGCTTGATCTGCACTTGTCCCGCTTGATCTGCACTTGTCCTACTTGATCTGCTTGATCTGTCGTGCTTGAACTGCTTTTACCATTCGAAACCTAGTGTCCGAATGGAGGAGCGGGACAAGTGCAGATCTCCTGCACATGCAGTTATCCCGCTCTGCATTCATCATTCACCATTTTCTGTTTACAAAAGCAGTTCAAGCAGGAGATCTGCATGcagttcaatatttttttgtctttttgtggAAAAAGCAGGAGATCTCCATGCAGATCTCACCCGCCAACATTTGGTGGTGTtgatctgcttttttttttgtttgatcaaTAAATAACTTTATTACAACacataactttaaaaatatatttatctagttttatgaatacaatatttttattttattttatttacaattttaacaatacaaaattatcattttctacttattattttttgtcatataatttttaatttttataaataagaaaataaaagaagtataagtatcttataaaacatttacataCATTTCAGCCGATTCTATAACATCTAagatatttgtttagatatctaagtgtcatttttttttgttttaatatatgatcTATAGTGTTAAACTGGTTTTGTCATTCAtaagttataataaattatttgatatggtTCTCTCCTGCatgatctgcttgatctgcacttGTCCTACTTGATCTGCATGATCTGCTTGATCTGTCCTGCTTAAACTGCTTTTACCATTCGAAGCATTTTAAGTCAAACGCAGTGCAGTAAATCCCCACCCACAAAACTCGCAGCAGACACGATTAATTAAATGCGTAGCAAATTCTATACACACGCATTTTCTCATTTCTTCTTTCTAGAAAAGTTACAAAATTTCAAACACATACACGACAGCGACAAAGACAAATACTAATAAATAACACGTGtatgttattttaatataacCACTAGCTATTCCAAATTTCCAATCACCGTCAGTCACGTT of the Brassica rapa cultivar Chiifu-401-42 chromosome A03, CAAS_Brap_v3.01, whole genome shotgun sequence genome contains:
- the LOC103855724 gene encoding ribonuclease TUDOR 1, with translation MASATENQWLKGRVKAVTSGDCLVITTLVHNRPGAPPEKAITLSCLMAPKMARRGGKDEPFAWESKEFLRKLCIGKEISFRVEYKVEALAGREFGSVFLGTQNVAKLVVQNGWAKVREPGQQNQGKVSPTHITELLQLQEQASQEGVGCWSKVPGAAEASIRDLPPSAIGDSAGFDAMGLLAANKGKPMEGIVEQVRDGSSIRVYLLPEFQFVQVFVAGIQSPSMGRRNTNGNVVETVPDESSGDASGESSKAPLTSAQRLAASAAASSVEVSADPFAAEAKYFTEHRVLSRDVRIVLEGVDKFNNLIGSVHYSDGEAVKDLGLELVENGLAKYVEWSANMMEEEAKRKLKAAELKCKKDKVKMWANYVPPATNSKALHDQNFTGKVVEVVSGDCIVVADDAIPYGSPAAERRVNLSSIRCPKMGNPRREEKPAPYAREAREFLRQRLIGKQVIVQMEYSRKVTPAEGAAPTGAGDRIMDFGSVFIPSPAKGDTQEVAASAISGSQPAGVNIAELLLSRGFGNVVRHRDFEERSNHYDALLAAESRALSGKKGIHSAKESPVMHITDLTVAAAKKAKDFLPSLQRIRRIPAVVEYVLSGHRCKLYIPKLTCSIAFAFSGVRCPGRGEPFSDEAISVMRRRIMQRDVEIEVETVDRTGTFLGSMWESRTNVATVLLEAGLAKMQTSFGADRIVEAHILEQAERSAKNQKLKVWENYVEGQEVSNGSTTVETRQKETLKVAVTEVLGGGRFYVQTVGDQRVASIQNQLASLSLKDAPIIGSFNPKRGDIVLAQFSLDNSWNRAMIVSAPRAAVESPDEKFEVFYIDYGNQEVVPYSAIRPVDPSVSSAPGLAQLCRLAYIKVPSLEEDFGPEAGEYLHTITLGSGKEFKAVIEERDASGGKVKGQGTGTELVVTLIAVDDEVSVNGAMLQGGIARMEKRRRFEHKDKKAALDALEKFQEEARKSRTGIWQYGDVESDDEDIAPAKKPAGGGRR